The following are encoded in a window of Carya illinoinensis cultivar Pawnee chromosome 15, C.illinoinensisPawnee_v1, whole genome shotgun sequence genomic DNA:
- the LOC122296378 gene encoding guanine nucleotide-binding protein alpha-1 subunit, which produces MCSIEIKNMGLLCSRNRHFSGAEAEENAHDAEIERRIEEETKAEKHIQKLLLLGAGESGKSTIFKQIRLLFQTGFDEAELKSYISVIHANVYQTIKILHDGSKELAQNDTDSLKYVLSSENKAIGEKLSDIGGGLDYPRLTKELAQEIETLWKDAAIQETYLHGNELQVPDCAHYFMENLQRLADSNYVPTKEDVLYARVRTTGVVEIQFSPVGENKKSGEVYRLFDVGGQRNERRKWIHLFEGVTAVIFCASISEYDQTLFEDENKNRMMETKELFDWVLKQPCFEKTSFMLFLNKFDIFEKKVLKVPLNVCDWFKDYQPVTTGKQEIEHAYEFVKKKFEELYFQSTTPDRVDRVFKIYRTTALDQKLVKKTFKLVDETLRRRNLLEAGLL; this is translated from the exons ATGTGttcaattgaaattaaaaatatgggCCTACTCTGCAGCAGAAACCGTCATTTCAGTGGAGCAGAGGCTGAAGAGAATGCACAC GATGCAGAAATTGAAAGGAGAATTGAGGAAGAAACAAAAGCTGAAAAGCATATCCAGAAACTTCTATTACTTG GTGCTGGAGAGTCTGGGAAATCCACTATTTTTAAGCAG ATAAGACTTTTGTTTCAAACTGGCTTTGATGAGGCAGAGCTAAAGAGCTACATTTCAGTCATCCATGCCAATGTGTATCAGACTATAAAA ATTTTGCATGATGGATCGAAAGAGCTGGCTCAGAATGACACTGATTCCTTGAAGTATGTTTTATCAAGTGAAAATAAG GCTATTGGAGAGAAACTATCAGACATTGGAGGTGGATTGGATTATCCTCGTCTCACTAAAGAGCTCGCACAGGAGATAGAGACCCTATGGAAAGATGCTGCAATTCAg GAAACATATCTTCACGGTAATGAACTCCAAGTTCCAGATTGTGCCCATTATTTCATGGAAAATTTACAAAGATTGGCTGACTCGAATTATGTTCCAACAAAG GAAGATGTTCTCTATGCAAGAGTTCGTACAACTGGAGTTGTAGAGATCCAGTTCAG CCCTGTTggagaaaataagaaaagtggTGAAGTATATAGACTCTTTGATGTTGGAGGTCAGAGAAATGAGAGAAGGAAATGGATTCATCTATTTGAAGGTGTTACCGCTGTAATTTTTTGTGCTTCCATTAGTGA GTATGATCAAACACTTTTTGAGGATGAAAACAAGAACAGAATGATGGAGACTAAGGAACTCTTCGACTGGGTCCTGAAACAACCTTGCTTCGAG AAAACATCCTTCATGCTGTTCCTAAACAAGTTCGATATTTTTGAGAAGAAGGTTCTAAAA GTGCCACTAAATGTATGTGACTGGTTCAAGGATTACCAGCCAGTTACAACGGGTAAACAAGAGATTGAGCATGCGTATGA GtttgtgaagaaaaaatttgaggagttgtATTTTCAGAGCACTACTCCTGATCGTGTAGACCGGGTCTTTAAGATCTATAGGACCACTGCTCTTGATCAGAAGCTCGTGAAGAAGACTTTCAAGCTTGTAGACGAGACTTTGAGACGGAGGAATCTCTTAGAGGCTGGCTTATTGTGA